One window of Paralichthys olivaceus isolate ysfri-2021 chromosome 20, ASM2471397v2, whole genome shotgun sequence genomic DNA carries:
- the ehmt2 gene encoding histone-lysine N-methyltransferase EHMT2 isoform X1, with the protein MSASETTTKEPPEGNDSETPAESLAGPSQVKEDNAAATTVAVAKRTEHTGGMSSTLSSQQPSKDAALNKPAAGHAAKSLPSTSSSSLSSSPSTSSTLSPGRAKMSVSGPGSSKSVLPPAPSSSSSSSSSSSSSSATASSSPSVSPAPTKIHRARKTMNRPPPAQISHGEAPAASVNPSGSSTCLLSDSETVTVKRRKLDHLSESSAEKSENIPENTQTVEETLFLKKVEPVAKSTPVKSNGSVEKSEEEAAKNTQISSPSTRDSEKFDDVGGEERQHATDKEGSVNLSDHSSESETQRAVQSRNESEESSWPQSDQDKERNSADVDVVETVGGAGRAAEYTEVPLGALDIAAADSLTLSPHHDGSDAGDTERLEELPLCSCRMEAPRVDSTSHRLSKQCRATESINGELRACTSHTIKGETMRPSSRVPLMVLCDVHRSHMVKHHCCPGCGYFCIAGTFLECCPDQRIAHRFHRGCVTVLSGGRSRSNGGGMLFCPHCGEDASEAQEITIPSFSSATASATTVVTMLASSTTTPSLPPSAPTAPSLTASTGGMKDGKMPERPVSARMRSNGLVTLAVEQQQPPQPVASAATVATVPPAEEGVDSVGPSLCMPNGKPISPSALPPGPSRAALQKAILTQDTERRKKLRFHPRQLYPAAKQGEVQRVLLMLMEGIDPTYQPDSQNRRSALHAAAQRGLLEVCYMLVQAGAHVDAQDKDLRTPLVEAIINNHIEVARYLVQNSACVYHVEEDGYTGLHHAAKQGNLEMVSMLLETGQVDVNAQDSGGWTPIIWAAEHKHVDVIKVLLNRGADVTINDKSPLSLQELNVCLHWAAYAGNVDIAELVLNAGCSLASVNMHGDTPLHIAAREGYLECVTLFLSRGADIDVMNREGDTPLTLARVDTPVWVALQINRKLRRGITNRMLRTERIICSDVAQGYENVPIPCVNAVDDEGCPSDYKYVSENCETSAMNIDRNITHLQHCSCTDDCSSSNCLCGQLSIRCWYDKDQRLLQEFNKIEPPLIFECNMACSCYRTCKNRVVQAGIKVRLQLYRTEKMGWGVRALQDIPQGSFICEYVGELISDAEADVREDDSYLFDLDNKDGEVYCIDARYYGNISRFINHLCDPNLIPVRVFMLHQDLRFPRIAFFSSRDILSGQELGFDYGDRFWDIKSKYFTCQCGSEKCKHSAEAIALEQSRLARLEACPESGADFGMTMLGNS; encoded by the exons ATGTCGGCATCCGAGACAACGACAAAG GAGCCTCCTGAAGGAAATGACTCAGAAACACCAGCAGAGTCCTTAGCTGGACCAAGTCAAGTCAAGGAAG ATAATGCAGCCGCCACCACCGTTGCTGTCGCAAAGAGGACAGAGCACACAGGTGGTATGTCATCGACATTGTCATCACAACAGCCGAGTAAGGACGCTGCCCTGAACAAACCTGCTGCTG GCCACGCAGCAAAGTCTCTTCCTTCAACGTCCTCCTCTTCGttgtcctcctctccctctacGTCATCAACGCTGTCCCCTGGCCGAGCAAAGATGAGCGTTTCTGGACCCGGTAGCAGTAAATCCGTCCTTCCAcctgctccctcctcttcctcctcctcctcctcctcgtcctcttcttcctctgccacAGCCTCCTCATCTCCCTCAGTCTCCCCTGCCCCTACCAAGATCCACCGAGCCCGCAAGACCATGAACAGGCCACCACCAGCACAG ATTAGTCATGGTGAAGCACCTGCTGCATCTGTTAATCCTTCAGGATCCTCTACCTGccttctctctgactctgaaaCAG TCACTGTAAAAAGGAGAAAACTGGATCATTTATCTGAGAGCAGCGCTGAGAAGTCTGAGAACATTCCTGAAAACACTCAAACTGTG GAGGAAACATTATTCCTTAAAAAGGTTGAGCCTGTTGCCAAGAGTACACCAGTGAAGAGCAATGGCAGCGTGGAGAAGTCAGAAGAGGAAGCAGCCAAAAATACGCAGATTTCCAGCCCATCCACACGAGATTCAGAAAAg tttGACGATGTTGGGGGAGAAGAAAGGCAGCATGCTACAGACAAAGAGGGGTCAGTGAACTTGTCAGATCAT AGTTCAgagtctgaaacacaaagagctgTCCAGAGCAGAAATGAGAGCGAGGAGTCTTCATGGCCACAGTCAGACcaggacaaagagagaaacagtgCTGATGTGGACGTGGTGGAGACAGTGGGGGGTGCAGGAAGGGCTGCAGAGTACACAGAGGTCCCCTTGGGTGCTCTGGACATCGCTGCTGCCGACAGTCTGACCCTCTCTCCTCATCACG ACGGCAGTGATGCAGGAGACACAGAGCGGCTGGAGGAGcttcctctgtgcagctgcaggatGGAGGCTCCCCGCGTCGACAGCACCAGCCACCGACTCAGCAAACAGTGCAGGGCCACCGAGAGCATCAACGGAGAG CTGAGGGCTTGTACCAGTCACACTATTAAAGGGGAGACCATGCGTCCATCCAGTCGGGTGCCCCTCATGGTGCTTTGTGACGTTCATCGTTCACACATGGTCAAACACCACTGCTGTCCTGGCTGTGGATACTTCTGCATAGCG GGTACATTTCTCGAGTGCTGCCCGGATCAGCGTATCGCTCACCGTTTCCACCGGGGTTGTGTGACTGTGCTGAGCGGCGGGCGCAGCAGGTCAAACGGTGGCGGGATGCTCTTCTGTCCCCACTGCGGTGAAGACGCCTCAGAAGCCCAAGAGATCACCATCCCCTCCTTCAGCTCGGCCACTGCCTCCGCAACCACCGTCGTCACCATGTtggcctcctccaccaccaccccgTCTCTGCCACCGTCTGCCCCCACGGCACCCTCCCTCACAGCCTCCACAGGGGGGATGAAGGACGGGAAAATGCCTGAAAGACCTGTCAG TGCTCGTATGCGTAGCAATGGTTTGGTAACGCTGgcggtggagcagcagcagcctccacaGCCTGTAGCCTCTGCAGCCACCGTAGCCACAGTCCCCCCAGCAGAGGAGGGAGTGGACAGTGTGGGACCCTCACTCTGCATGCCAAATGGGAAACCCATCAGCCCCAGTGCACTTCCACCTGGGCCCAGCAGGGCGGCGCTGCAGAAGGCCATCCTAACACAGGACACAGAGAG GAGGAAGAAACTTCGGTTCCACCCTCGCCAGCTCTACCCCGCTGCCAAGCAAGGAGAGGTGCAGAGAGTTCTGCTGATGCTGA tggaggGTATAGATCCAACGTATCAGCCTGACTCTCAGAACAGACGCTCTGCTCTACACGCTGCGGCTCAAAGAGGTCTGCTGGAAGTCTGCTACATGCTGGTGCAG GCTGGAGCTCATGTCGATGCCCAGGACAAAGACCTGAGGACTCCTCTTGTGGAAGCGATCATCAATAATCACATCGAGGTGGCTCGCTACCTGGTCCAGAACAGTGCCTGCGTCTATCATGTT GAGGAGGATGGATACACTGGCCTCCACCACGCAGCCAAACAGGGAAACCTAGAAATGGTCAGCATGCTGCTGGAGACGGGGCAGGTTGATGTGAATGCACAG GATAGCGGTGGGTGGACGCCGATCATTTGGGCTGCAGAGCACAAACATGTTGACGTGATCAAAGTGCTGCTCAACAGAGGAGCTGACGTCACCATCAATGATAAG TCCCCGCTTTCCCTCCAGGAGTTGAACGTGTGTCTCCACTGGGCGGCGTACGCGGGGAACGTGGACATCGCGGAGCTGGTGTTGAACGCCGGTTGTTCCCTGGCGTCAGTTAACATGCACGGAGACACGCCGCTCCACATCGCCGCCAGAGAGGGATACTTAGAATGTGTTAC GTTGTTTCTCTCCAGAGGTGCAGATATTGACGTCATGAACAGGGAAGGAGACACCCCTCTCACCCTCGCACGGGTCGATACACCAGTGTGGGTCGCACTCCAGATCAACAGGAAGCTGCGGAGGGGAATAACCAATCGCATGCTTCGGACTGAAAGAATCATCTGCAG TGATGTTGCCCAGGGTTACGAGAACGTACCGATTCCCTGTGTGAATGCAGTGGATGATGAGGGCTGTCCTTCAGACTACAAATATGTTTCAGAAAACTGTGAAACGTCAGCAATGAACATAGACCGCAACATTACACACTTACAG cactgtagctgCACCGATGACTGCTCTTCTAGTAACTGCCTTTGCGGACAGCTCAGCATCCGGTGCTGGTACGACAAG GACCAGCGGCTGCTCCAAGAGTTCAACAAAATCGAACCTCCTCTTATATTCGAATGCAACATGGCGTGTTCCTGTTATCGAACATGCAAGAACAGGGTGGTTCAGGCCGGCATCAA AGTCCGTCTTCAGCTCTACAGGACAGAGAAGATGGGATGGGGCGTCCGAGCCCTGCAGGATATTCCCCAGGGAAGCTTCATCTGCga ATACGTCGGAGAGCTGATCTCTGATGCAGAGGCAGACGTCAGAGAAGACGATTCTTATCTTTTCGACCTGGACAACAAG gaCGGGGAGGTGTATTGTATCGATGCCCGGTACTACGGCAACATCAGCCGCTTCATCAACCACCTGTGTGACCCCAACCTCATTCCAGTGCGTGTGTTCATGCTGCACCAGGACCTGAGATTCCCCCGCATCGCCTTCTTCAGCTCCAGAGACATTCTCAGTGGACAAGAGCTCGG GTTTGACTATGGAGATCGCTTCTGGGACATAAAGAGCAAGTACTTCACCTGTCAGTGTGGATCAGAGAAATGCAAACACTCGGCGGAGGCCATCGCCTTGGAGCAGAGCAGGCTGGCTCGGCTGGAGGCCTGCCCAGAATCGGGAGCTGACTTTGGGATGACCATGCTGGGAAACTCTTAA
- the slc44a4 gene encoding choline transporter-like protein 4, which yields MGKKQEQSPEPEYGESAQFDPNFKGPIQKRGCTDIVCCILFMAVILGYVAVGVLAWLYGDPRHVLYPRNSTGWFCGIGPNKDKPNAFYFNILKCATSVNVMATALNGFQCPTTQVCVAKCPSTFWAVAIPSYIPGVSPASVFNESFCVPSLDLATTDLSVNEIVEKELCPYFHMPTTSVLGRCMPDITELANIPADFSNIPGLPSSVNYTVDLIMNGTGDIVNGFNARDIGVRIFEDFASSWPWILLGLVIAMVVSLLFLLLLRFTAPIMVWVLIIGVLGAGAYGIYHCYWEYDNHKKMSASISDIGFTTNFNVYLQVQETWLAFLIIVSVLEAIILLTLIFLRNRIRIAIALIQESSKAISHMMSALLYPLVTFVLLMVCVTYWGSTALYLATSGSPIYRVVALNSSMSDCKSVNGTEDCDPRNFTSSDYPGCPSASCIFIKYNNEGLLQRNIFNLQIYNVVAFLWCVNFVIALGQCTLAGAFASYYWAFNKPDDIPMFPVCGGFIRSLRYHVGSLAFGALILTLVQVVRILLEYIDHKTKGAQNPVARFILCCMKCCFWCLEKCIKFLNRNAYIMIAIYGKNFCVSAKNAFMLLLRNIIRVVVLDKVTDVLLLFGKLLVVGGVGVLSFFFFSGRILLPGSTFRSETLNYYWMPIITVVFGSYFIAHGFFSVYNMCVDTLFLCFLEDLERNDGSLQKPYFMSKNLMKILNKSNKKPKRAEEGE from the exons ATGGGTAAAAAACAGGAGCAGAGCCCGGAGCCTGAGTACG GAGAATCGGCTCAGTTTGACCCGAACTTCAAAGGACCCATTCAGAAAAG GGGCTGCACTGACATCGTCTGCTGTATCCTGTTCATGGCCGTCATCCTCGGCTACGTAGCGGTCGGGGTGTTAG CGTGGCTCTATGGTGATCCCAGGCACGTTCTTTATCCGAGAAACTCCACTGGGTGGTTCTGTGGCATCGGACCAAATAA AGACAAACCCAACGCCTTCTACTTTAACATCCTCAAATGTGCCACATCTGTCAATGTCATGGCAACTGCTCTTAATGGTTTCCAGTGTCCAACCACACAG GTTTGTGTGGCGAAATGTCCGTCTACCTTCTGGGCTGTGGCGATACCATCGTATATTCCAGGTGTGTCACCAGCAAGTGTCTTCAATGAGAGCTTCTGTGTGCCATCTTTAGACCTGGCAACTACTGACCTG agtGTTAATGAAATCGTGGAGAAGGAGCTGTGTCCTTACTTCCACATGCCTACGACCTCTG TTCTGGGACGGTGTATGCCTGATATCACAGAACTGGCCAATATCCCTGCGGACTTCTCAAATATTCCAGGTCTGCCCTCCTCGGTTAACTACACTGTCGACCTCATCATGAACGGCACTGG GGACATTGTGAATGGCTTCAATGCCAGAGACATCGGTGTCCGAATCTTTGAGGACTTTGCCTCCTCGTGGCCGTGGATCCTCCT tgGTCTTGTCATAGCCATGGTGGTCAGTCTGCTGTTTCTGCTCCTGCTGAGATTCACTGCTCCGATCATGGTATGGGTGCTCATCATAGGAGTCCTGGGAGCTGGAGCTTATG GTATATATCACTGCTACTGGGAGTATGACAACCACAAGAAAATGTCCGCCAGCATCAGTGACATCGGTTTCACCACCAACTTCAACGTTTATCTACAAGTCCAAGAAACCTGGCTGGCATTCT tgataATCGTATCTGTGCTGGAGGCGATCATCCTCTTGACGCTCATCTTCCTGCGAAACAGAATCCGCATAGCCATCGCTCTCATCCAGGAGTCCAGCAA GGCAATCAGTCACATGATGTCTGCACTGCTGTACCCTCTGGTCACCTTTGTCCTCCTGATGGTGTGTGTTACTTACTGGGGCTCAACTGCTTT ATATTTGGCCACTTCAGGAAGTCCAATCTACAGAGTTGTGGCTCTCAACTCCTCGATGAGTGACTGTAAGAGTGTAAATGGCACAGAGGACTGTGACCCTCGG AACTTCACCTCGTCAGATTACCCAGGCTGCCCCTCCGCCagctgcatcttcatcaaataCAACAACGAGGGTCTCTTACAGAGGAACATCTTCAATCTGCAGATCTACAACGTGGTGGCCTTTCTCTGGTGTGTTAACTTTGTCATTGCCCTGGGGCAGTGCACGCTGGCCGGGGCCTTCGCCTCCTACTACTGGGCCTTCAACAAACCAGATGATATCCCCATGTTCCCCGTGTGCGGCGGCTTTATACGCTCACTCAG GTACCATGTTGGCTCTTTGGCATTCGGTGCATTGATCCTGACCCTGGTGCAGGTCGTGAGGATTCTTCTGGAATATATTGACCACAAAACAAAAG GGGCGCAGAATCCAGTCGCACGTTTCATATTGTGCTGCATGAAGTGTTGCTTCTGGTGTCTGGAGAAGTGCATCAAGTTCCTCAACAGAAACGCTTACATCATG ATCGCAATTTATGGGAAAAACTTCTGTGTTTCTGCCAAAAATGCTTTCATGCTGCTCTTAAGGAACATTATAAG GGTCGTGGTGCTCGATAAAGTGACGGACGTGCTGTTGCTCTTCGGGAAGCTCCTGGTGGTCGGAGGCGTGG GTGTActgtccttctttttcttctccggACGAATTCTGCTCCCGGGCAGCACCTTCCGCTCTGAAACCCTCAACTACTACTGGATGCCAATTATT ACCGTGGTGTTCGGCAGCTACTTCATCGCTCATGGATTCTTCAGTGTGTACAACATGTGTGTTGACAcactcttcctctgcttct TGGAGGACCTGGAGCGTAACGACGGATCTCTACAGAAGCCGTACTTCATGTCCAAAAACCTCATGAAGATCCTCAACAAATCCAACAAGAAACCCAAAAGAGCTGAAGAAGGAGAGTGA
- the ehmt2 gene encoding histone-lysine N-methyltransferase EHMT2 isoform X2, with protein sequence MSASETTTKEPPEGNDSETPAESLAGPSQVKEDNAAATTVAVAKRTEHTGGMSSTLSSQQPSKDAALNKPAAGHAAKSLPSTSSSSLSSSPSTSSTLSPGRAKMSVSGPGSSKSVLPPAPSSSSSSSSSSSSSSATASSSPSVSPAPTKIHRARKTMNRPPPAQISHGEAPAASVNPSGSSTCLLSDSETVTVKRRKLDHLSESSAEKSENIPENTQTVEETLFLKKVEPVAKSTPVKSNGSVEKSEEEAAKNTQISSPSTRDSEKFDDVGGEERQHATDKEGSVNLSDHSSESETQRAVQSRNESEESSWPQSDQDKERNSADVDVVETVGGAGRAAEYTEVPLGALDIAAADSLTLSPHHDGSDAGDTERLEELPLCSCRMEAPRVDSTSHRLSKQCRATESINGELRACTSHTIKGETMRPSSRVPLMVLCDVHRSHMVKHHCCPGCGYFCIAGTFLECCPDQRIAHRFHRGCVTVLSGGRSRSNGGGMLFCPHCGEDASEAQEITIPSFSSATASATTVVTMLASSTTTPSLPPSAPTAPSLTASTGGMKDGKMPERPVSARMRSNGLVTLAVEQQQPPQPVASAATVATVPPAEEGVDSVGPSLCMPNGKPISPSALPPGPSRAALQKAILTQDTERRKKLRFHPRQLYPAAKQGEVQRVLLMLMEGIDPTYQPDSQNRRSALHAAAQRGLLEVCYMLVQAGAHVDAQDKDLRTPLVEAIINNHIEVARYLVQNSACVYHVEEDGYTGLHHAAKQGNLEMVSMLLETGQVDVNAQDSGGWTPIIWAAEHKHVDVIKVLLNRGADVTINDKELNVCLHWAAYAGNVDIAELVLNAGCSLASVNMHGDTPLHIAAREGYLECVTLFLSRGADIDVMNREGDTPLTLARVDTPVWVALQINRKLRRGITNRMLRTERIICSDVAQGYENVPIPCVNAVDDEGCPSDYKYVSENCETSAMNIDRNITHLQHCSCTDDCSSSNCLCGQLSIRCWYDKDQRLLQEFNKIEPPLIFECNMACSCYRTCKNRVVQAGIKVRLQLYRTEKMGWGVRALQDIPQGSFICEYVGELISDAEADVREDDSYLFDLDNKDGEVYCIDARYYGNISRFINHLCDPNLIPVRVFMLHQDLRFPRIAFFSSRDILSGQELGFDYGDRFWDIKSKYFTCQCGSEKCKHSAEAIALEQSRLARLEACPESGADFGMTMLGNS encoded by the exons ATGTCGGCATCCGAGACAACGACAAAG GAGCCTCCTGAAGGAAATGACTCAGAAACACCAGCAGAGTCCTTAGCTGGACCAAGTCAAGTCAAGGAAG ATAATGCAGCCGCCACCACCGTTGCTGTCGCAAAGAGGACAGAGCACACAGGTGGTATGTCATCGACATTGTCATCACAACAGCCGAGTAAGGACGCTGCCCTGAACAAACCTGCTGCTG GCCACGCAGCAAAGTCTCTTCCTTCAACGTCCTCCTCTTCGttgtcctcctctccctctacGTCATCAACGCTGTCCCCTGGCCGAGCAAAGATGAGCGTTTCTGGACCCGGTAGCAGTAAATCCGTCCTTCCAcctgctccctcctcttcctcctcctcctcctcctcgtcctcttcttcctctgccacAGCCTCCTCATCTCCCTCAGTCTCCCCTGCCCCTACCAAGATCCACCGAGCCCGCAAGACCATGAACAGGCCACCACCAGCACAG ATTAGTCATGGTGAAGCACCTGCTGCATCTGTTAATCCTTCAGGATCCTCTACCTGccttctctctgactctgaaaCAG TCACTGTAAAAAGGAGAAAACTGGATCATTTATCTGAGAGCAGCGCTGAGAAGTCTGAGAACATTCCTGAAAACACTCAAACTGTG GAGGAAACATTATTCCTTAAAAAGGTTGAGCCTGTTGCCAAGAGTACACCAGTGAAGAGCAATGGCAGCGTGGAGAAGTCAGAAGAGGAAGCAGCCAAAAATACGCAGATTTCCAGCCCATCCACACGAGATTCAGAAAAg tttGACGATGTTGGGGGAGAAGAAAGGCAGCATGCTACAGACAAAGAGGGGTCAGTGAACTTGTCAGATCAT AGTTCAgagtctgaaacacaaagagctgTCCAGAGCAGAAATGAGAGCGAGGAGTCTTCATGGCCACAGTCAGACcaggacaaagagagaaacagtgCTGATGTGGACGTGGTGGAGACAGTGGGGGGTGCAGGAAGGGCTGCAGAGTACACAGAGGTCCCCTTGGGTGCTCTGGACATCGCTGCTGCCGACAGTCTGACCCTCTCTCCTCATCACG ACGGCAGTGATGCAGGAGACACAGAGCGGCTGGAGGAGcttcctctgtgcagctgcaggatGGAGGCTCCCCGCGTCGACAGCACCAGCCACCGACTCAGCAAACAGTGCAGGGCCACCGAGAGCATCAACGGAGAG CTGAGGGCTTGTACCAGTCACACTATTAAAGGGGAGACCATGCGTCCATCCAGTCGGGTGCCCCTCATGGTGCTTTGTGACGTTCATCGTTCACACATGGTCAAACACCACTGCTGTCCTGGCTGTGGATACTTCTGCATAGCG GGTACATTTCTCGAGTGCTGCCCGGATCAGCGTATCGCTCACCGTTTCCACCGGGGTTGTGTGACTGTGCTGAGCGGCGGGCGCAGCAGGTCAAACGGTGGCGGGATGCTCTTCTGTCCCCACTGCGGTGAAGACGCCTCAGAAGCCCAAGAGATCACCATCCCCTCCTTCAGCTCGGCCACTGCCTCCGCAACCACCGTCGTCACCATGTtggcctcctccaccaccaccccgTCTCTGCCACCGTCTGCCCCCACGGCACCCTCCCTCACAGCCTCCACAGGGGGGATGAAGGACGGGAAAATGCCTGAAAGACCTGTCAG TGCTCGTATGCGTAGCAATGGTTTGGTAACGCTGgcggtggagcagcagcagcctccacaGCCTGTAGCCTCTGCAGCCACCGTAGCCACAGTCCCCCCAGCAGAGGAGGGAGTGGACAGTGTGGGACCCTCACTCTGCATGCCAAATGGGAAACCCATCAGCCCCAGTGCACTTCCACCTGGGCCCAGCAGGGCGGCGCTGCAGAAGGCCATCCTAACACAGGACACAGAGAG GAGGAAGAAACTTCGGTTCCACCCTCGCCAGCTCTACCCCGCTGCCAAGCAAGGAGAGGTGCAGAGAGTTCTGCTGATGCTGA tggaggGTATAGATCCAACGTATCAGCCTGACTCTCAGAACAGACGCTCTGCTCTACACGCTGCGGCTCAAAGAGGTCTGCTGGAAGTCTGCTACATGCTGGTGCAG GCTGGAGCTCATGTCGATGCCCAGGACAAAGACCTGAGGACTCCTCTTGTGGAAGCGATCATCAATAATCACATCGAGGTGGCTCGCTACCTGGTCCAGAACAGTGCCTGCGTCTATCATGTT GAGGAGGATGGATACACTGGCCTCCACCACGCAGCCAAACAGGGAAACCTAGAAATGGTCAGCATGCTGCTGGAGACGGGGCAGGTTGATGTGAATGCACAG GATAGCGGTGGGTGGACGCCGATCATTTGGGCTGCAGAGCACAAACATGTTGACGTGATCAAAGTGCTGCTCAACAGAGGAGCTGACGTCACCATCAATGATAAG GAGTTGAACGTGTGTCTCCACTGGGCGGCGTACGCGGGGAACGTGGACATCGCGGAGCTGGTGTTGAACGCCGGTTGTTCCCTGGCGTCAGTTAACATGCACGGAGACACGCCGCTCCACATCGCCGCCAGAGAGGGATACTTAGAATGTGTTAC GTTGTTTCTCTCCAGAGGTGCAGATATTGACGTCATGAACAGGGAAGGAGACACCCCTCTCACCCTCGCACGGGTCGATACACCAGTGTGGGTCGCACTCCAGATCAACAGGAAGCTGCGGAGGGGAATAACCAATCGCATGCTTCGGACTGAAAGAATCATCTGCAG TGATGTTGCCCAGGGTTACGAGAACGTACCGATTCCCTGTGTGAATGCAGTGGATGATGAGGGCTGTCCTTCAGACTACAAATATGTTTCAGAAAACTGTGAAACGTCAGCAATGAACATAGACCGCAACATTACACACTTACAG cactgtagctgCACCGATGACTGCTCTTCTAGTAACTGCCTTTGCGGACAGCTCAGCATCCGGTGCTGGTACGACAAG GACCAGCGGCTGCTCCAAGAGTTCAACAAAATCGAACCTCCTCTTATATTCGAATGCAACATGGCGTGTTCCTGTTATCGAACATGCAAGAACAGGGTGGTTCAGGCCGGCATCAA AGTCCGTCTTCAGCTCTACAGGACAGAGAAGATGGGATGGGGCGTCCGAGCCCTGCAGGATATTCCCCAGGGAAGCTTCATCTGCga ATACGTCGGAGAGCTGATCTCTGATGCAGAGGCAGACGTCAGAGAAGACGATTCTTATCTTTTCGACCTGGACAACAAG gaCGGGGAGGTGTATTGTATCGATGCCCGGTACTACGGCAACATCAGCCGCTTCATCAACCACCTGTGTGACCCCAACCTCATTCCAGTGCGTGTGTTCATGCTGCACCAGGACCTGAGATTCCCCCGCATCGCCTTCTTCAGCTCCAGAGACATTCTCAGTGGACAAGAGCTCGG GTTTGACTATGGAGATCGCTTCTGGGACATAAAGAGCAAGTACTTCACCTGTCAGTGTGGATCAGAGAAATGCAAACACTCGGCGGAGGCCATCGCCTTGGAGCAGAGCAGGCTGGCTCGGCTGGAGGCCTGCCCAGAATCGGGAGCTGACTTTGGGATGACCATGCTGGGAAACTCTTAA